The Candidatus Cloacimonadota bacterium genome segment CAACCAGTCTTATCACAACTTATTATGATTATATGCCGGGAAGTTATAACAGTCTTCCGGTACGGATTCAGCCTGCTGTGTCCGAACCTTACGGTTATCCGGCAGGAGGAGTTTATATCTTATATCATACGCAGGAAACATCGAGTATTGATAGAAGAGAGTATTACAGTTATGTCGATGACCAGGGAAATGTATTGGCATCAGCTCCGGTAAGCAATACTCCCATCTGGGAAGGTTACGGAGGAATAGACATAGATCCGGTTACAGCAGATCCTTTTGTTTCATACCATATAAATTTCGGAACTCTTGATGCTACCGCATTATTTTCCTATGATCTTTTTCACATGCTTGGAGCTTCCGGTTTGTGGAGAGAAACATATCCTGTGATCGTCAACAGCGAACTGGATACTCCCTACCCGGATGACAGCTTCTGCTGGCCCTACACTTTTATCGGACCTTCTCCTCTCGAAGATCATCGCAGAGTTTATATTTATGCAAACAACTATCAGGGACATGGAGCTGACGGTAATCCTTCTGAAAATGTTTTGATCGCAATTGCTGATTTTAATACTTCGGATATTGATAATCAATCTTCATTGGACTGGACTTATTCAACGATTCCTTTAATGGATGAATGGAATGGAGATCCCTGGATCAGACCTTTTAAAGCCTGTGCAGTTTCGGATGACGGCAAGATTGCTTTTATGGGATATAACACCGAAGATGAGATATTTGTCTTTTATAATGATAATTACGGAGAAGGAGAATACACATATTATTCACAGGATCTTCGTTTCTGGATCGATAATCCTATGAATCAGCAGGGAACGGAATATACTTTTGAGAATGATAATGGGAATCCTTACGATCTCTATTTCGGGATGATCCATGCAGGACATATGAATGCGATCTTTACCGATAATGATATGAAAATTAGAATTACCGGAGCACTCGGACTGCAAGGAGATGATCCTGATGGAGGAGATGGTGTTTACTGGCCCTATGCTATCTATCCGAAAGCATTTGAATTTGATATTGCTTCCCAGTCTTTCAGTTTTTATGATCTTGATTATACAGGTGCAGATCCGGATGATAATATTCCTATGATTCCCTGGGATATTAATGAAGACGGAGCAGTCGATGAATATGATGATGAGGGAAATGTTCTCTGGTACAGTGGATGGCCCATTTATTTTTATGATAATGATACCGCTTTTCATGAAAATGTATTTAAAATTGTAAAGAATGAGGAAAATGGCTGGCTGGCAGCAGTCTGGCATGACGGTTTGAAATCAAAACTTGCCAATGCTGGAGAAGAAGGATATGAGGATTGGATCGAAGTTCCGGAAATTGCAATTTCAGTCTCATCGGATAACGGAGGACACTGGAGTGAACCTATCTTTATGAACTCGCTCGATACTCCCGAACTTACAGATATGATACCGGTTTATGTTTATCCCGGAGATGTTATCGAAGATCTTGGTGATAATCACGGCAGGTTGCATCTCTTCTTTCTCGATGATTACAGTTACGGTTCTTCCATACATGGTTTTGGTTTGAATAACGGCGGGATGTTAAATTATGCAGCCATTGATATCGAATTCCCGGCAGTTTCGGTTGGAGATGGGGAAATTGATGATATTGAATTTACATTACATAATAATTATCCTAATCCTTTTCATGCCAAAACTACGATTTCTTTTTTCACCGCAGAGGACACGGAGGACGCAGAGATAATAATCTACAATATAAAAGGACAGAAAGTGAAACAATTATCAATCGAAAACCGTCAATCCCCGATTGAATGGAACGGGAAAGACGATCATGATCGAAATGTAGCTTCCGGAATTTATTTTTATAAATTGAAAGTTGGGAGACGGTCGCAGACGAAGAAGATGATCTTATTGAAGCGGTAAATCGAAAAAAACCTTCAAGGTTCAGAAAACCTTGAAGGTTTAAATTTATGGGCCCAAGAGGAATCGAACCTCTGTCCGGCAACTGCCGGATATGAGCCGGAAGCATGATTGGATAAAAAATCGACTCGTCGCTGAACTAACGAGTCGAAACATCAATGGGCCCAAGAGGAATCGAACCTCTGACCGTCCGGTTATGAGCCGGAAGCTCTACCAACTGAGCTATAGGCCCTACAATTTTTAAAGTTGTTAAAACAAATTTGCTGTTTTTACTGTCAAGAATTTCCTCTTTATACAAAGGAGATTGAGTAGGATTATTTTTATTTCACATTGAAATTTTCAATGAATTTCATTAGGACATTACTTCTGGTAGGATGACGAAGTTTTCGCAGAGCTTTATCTTCGATTTGCCGGATTCGTTCTCTGGTCACATTGAAAATATTTCCTACTTCTTCCAGAGTTCTGTGATAACCGTCATCTATTCCAAAACGAAGTCTGATCACTCTTTCTTCTCTAGATGTTAATGTCTGCA includes the following:
- a CDS encoding T9SS type A sorting domain-containing protein; translation: MKKILISVVLILLVLNLFGYILHKKAINTRSSLVYEHSRDVPEWEFIVDPTSLITTYYDYMPGSYNSLPVRIQPAVSEPYGYPAGGVYILYHTQETSSIDRREYYSYVDDQGNVLASAPVSNTPIWEGYGGIDIDPVTADPFVSYHINFGTLDATALFSYDLFHMLGASGLWRETYPVIVNSELDTPYPDDSFCWPYTFIGPSPLEDHRRVYIYANNYQGHGADGNPSENVLIAIADFNTSDIDNQSSLDWTYSTIPLMDEWNGDPWIRPFKACAVSDDGKIAFMGYNTEDEIFVFYNDNYGEGEYTYYSQDLRFWIDNPMNQQGTEYTFENDNGNPYDLYFGMIHAGHMNAIFTDNDMKIRITGALGLQGDDPDGGDGVYWPYAIYPKAFEFDIASQSFSFYDLDYTGADPDDNIPMIPWDINEDGAVDEYDDEGNVLWYSGWPIYFYDNDTAFHENVFKIVKNEENGWLAAVWHDGLKSKLANAGEEGYEDWIEVPEIAISVSSDNGGHWSEPIFMNSLDTPELTDMIPVYVYPGDVIEDLGDNHGRLHLFFLDDYSYGSSIHGFGLNNGGMLNYAAIDIEFPAVSVGDGEIDDIEFTLHNNYPNPFHAKTTISFFTAEDTEDAEIIIYNIKGQKVKQLSIENRQSPIEWNGKDDHDRNVASGIYFYKLKVGRRSQTKKMILLKR